A region from the Neurospora crassa OR74A linkage group V, whole genome shotgun sequence genome encodes:
- a CDS encoding transketolase: MSSFTETDQLAINTIRVLAADATAHANSGHPGAPMGMAPVAHVLFNRFMNFNPKNPKWLNRDRFVLSNGHACMLQYALLHLYGYALTIDDLKAFRRIDSITPGHPEAHDTPGVEVTTGPLGQGISNAVGLAIAQAHTAAVFNKPGYDLVNNYTYCFLGDGCLMEGVSSEACSLAGHLQLGNLIAIWDDNRITIDGDTNQAFTEDVLKRYESYGWHIVTVLDGDNNLDLIADAIKKAKEVTDKPTLIQLKTTIGFGSKKQGTHDVHGSPLKADDIKQLKEKFGFNPEESFAVPQEVYDLCHKASAKGAAKEEEWNQLFAKYAEEFKAEHDDLIRRQKGELPEGWEKHLPVYTPADPAVASRKLSENVLNKIFEAVPELVGGSADLTGSNLTRWKGAIDFQPPATGLGTYAGRYFRFGVREHGMGAIMNGMAAYGTLIPYGGTFLNFVSYAAGAVRLSALSQVRAIWVATHDSIGLGEDGPTHQPIETLAHFRALPNCMVWRPADGNETSAAYYVALTSKHTPSILALSRQNLPQLEGSTIEKAIKGGYVLHEVEGADVTLISTGSEVCIAIDAVKELKEKHNIKARVVSMPCMEVFDAQPKDYRLSVLPDGIPSLSIEVMSTMGWEKYSHEQFGLNRFGASGAYLDVYKKFEFTPEGIAKRAIATIDFWKDVPNIRSPINRAFQQLI, encoded by the exons ATGTCGTCCTTCACCGAGACTGATCAGCtcgccatcaacaccatccgTGTGTTGGCT GCCGATGCCACCGCGCATGCCAACTCCGGCCACCCTGGTGCCCCTAT GGGCATGGCTCCCGTTGCCCACGTTCTTTTCAACCGTTTCATGAACTTCAACCCCAAGAACCCCAAGTGGCTCAACCGTGACCGCTTCGTTCTCTC TAACGGCCACGCCTGCATGCTCCAGTAtgctctcctccacctctaCGGCTATGCCCTTACCATCGACGACCTCAAGGCTTTCCGC CGTATCGACAGCATCACCCCCGGTCACCCCGAGGCCCACGACACCCCCGGCGTTGAGGTCACCACTGGTCCTCTTGGCCAGGGTATCTCCAACGCCGTTGGTCTTGCCATTGCTCAGGCCCACACTGCTGCCGTCTTCAACAAGCCCGGCTACGACCTTGTTAACAACTACACATACTGCTtccttggtgatggttgctTGATGGAGGGTGTTTCCTCTGAGGCTTGCTCTCTGGCTGGTCACCTCCAGCTTGGCAACCTCATTGCCATCTGGGATGACAACAGGATCACCATTGACGGTGACACCAACCAGGCCTTCACCGAGGACGTTCTCAAGCGCTACGAGTCCTACGGCTGGCACATCGTCACCGTCTTGGATGGCGACAACAACCTCGACTTGATCGCTGATGCTatcaagaaggccaaggaggtcaCTGACAAGCCTACCCTCATCCAGCTTAAGACCACCATTGGTTTCGGCTCCAAGAAGCAGGGCACCCACGATGTCCACGGCTCGCCCCTCAAGGCTGACGATATCAAGCAGCTCAAGGAGAAGTTCGGCTTCAACCCTGAGGAGAGCTTCGCCGTTCCCCAGGAGGTCTATGACCTTTGCCACAAGGCTTCTGCCAAGGGTGCTgctaaggaggaggagtggaacCAGCTCTTCGCCAAGTACGCTGAGGAGTTCAAGGCTGAGCACGACGATCTCATCCGTCGCCAGAAGGGTGAACTCCCTGAGGGCTGGGAGAAGCACCTCCCCGTCTACACCCCCGCTGACCCCGCTGTCGCTTCCCGTAAGCTTTCCGAGAATGTCCTCAACAAGATCTTCGAGGCTGTTCCCGAGCTTGTTGGTGGTTCCGCCGATTTGACCGGCTCCAACCTTACCAGGTGGAAGGGTGCCATCGACTTCCAGCCTCCCGCCACTGGTCTTGGTACCTACGCCGGCCGTTACTTCCGCTTCGGTGTTCGTGAGCACGGTATGGGTGCTATCATGAACGGTATGGCCGCCTATGGTACCCTCATCCCCTATGGCGGTACCTTCCTCAACTTCGTCTCCTACGCTGCTGGCGCCGTCCGTCTCTCTGCCCTTTCTCAGGTCCGCGCTATCTGGGTTGCCACCCACGATTCGATCGGTCTTGGCGAGGACGGCCCTACTCACCAGCCTATTGAGACCCTGGCCCACTTCCGTGCCCTCCCCAACTGCATGGTCTGGCGTCCTGCCGATGGCAACGAGACCAGCGCTGCCTACTACGTCGCCCTTACCTCCAAGCACACCCCCAGCATCCTCGCTCTCTCTCGCCAGAACCTTCCCCAGCTTGAGGGTTCCACCATCGAGAAGGCCATCAAGGGTGGCTACGTCCTCCACGAGGTTGAGGGTGCCGACGTCACTCTTATCTCCACCGGTTCCGAGGTCTGCATCGCCATTGATGCCGTCAAGGAGCTCAAGGAGAAGCACAACATCAAGGCTCGTGTCGTCTCTATGCCCTGCATGGAGGTCTTTGATGCCCAGCCCAAGGACTACCGCCTCAGCGTTCTTCCCGACGGCATCCCCTCTCTGTCTATTGAAGTCATGAGCACCATGGGCTGGGAGAAGTACTCTCACGAGCAGTTCGGTCTCAACCGCTTCGGTGCCTCCGGTGCCTACCTTGATGTTTACAAG AAGTTCGAGTTCACCCCCGAGGGCATTGCCAAGCGCGCCATCGCTACCATCGACTTCTGGAAGGATGTCCCCAACATCCGCTCTCCTATCAACAGGGCTTTCCAGCAGCTCATttaa
- a CDS encoding SacI domain-containing protein, translating to MPGLARKVLICAAVDGLVLQPLHSKKDQQRNSPLIKIKYGTASVSQTSRDSVPELSSPDSSFEAFGIVGILTVFRYSYLISITGRQQVAQIRGQPIYVVTEVALTPCTSQNDAAEAVAKTALALSNREAAHSDDDTASEDDAPRDSGSNDEAIDDVLDHTEGEDSSGETGPSAISRSSIAQDVITRRGSYGRFAKSWFSRSGWTMDQKRNMGLSAEQLERANASKTEAKKGSDAAKRVPRKFPLPSDAVEDDSAAVSLLPKLLRTTQILFGSSRTFYFSYDYDITRSAANPAPPSTPLIPLVNHVDPTFFWNKNVMKPFIDAGVDSLTLPLMQGFVGQRTFTVDSNPPQVDDAAKDSLELKDMDCDNKAAASLASTNAGVDSEETHPTEKKFDITVISRRSIKRAGLRYLRRGIDEGGNVANCVESEQILSPAEETSVPNAKIYSFVQIRGSFPLFFSQSPYSLKPAPVLQHSPDTNYAALKKHFEWLRQKYGLVQCVNLVEKHGVEAPIGQRYEENIKRLNEEESRPEDEQIAFEWFDFHHVCRGMKFENVSVLLDILGPRLEKWGSTVVVNDKVETQQLGAFRTNCMDCLDRTNVCQSSLAKYMLDMQLKELGFDMNLQKDQENAWFNTLWADNGDAISKQYASTGAMKGDYTRTRKRNYRGALTDAGLSVTRLFNGMFNDFFLQTTIDFLLGNVTSLVFAEFEANMMTKDPAISMEKLREQAIELSHKRVIADESEEFIGGWTLLTPNVPDTVRSSSFEEAVLLLTDKALYLCRFDWNLDKVSSFERVDLAHVTKIKFGTYITSTISAAQVDEMRNVGLIVEYNPGVTDITRVNTRSLTTSVSDASKMGREPTSGIDAAEQEPQAAKEAAAAAATAAASEEKPASVAAPIAGIAEGIAGFFAPRSQEPQARKIALKALHSITSAADPMAKSKEDEPGAITRLSEMQQVILIASEIERLAIRNQPKLQAKKDEESGLIEKGDIISLADAKKNTGLLEQLGHSLKKMVWA from the exons ATGCCGGGTCTCGCGCGAAAGGTGCTGATATGCGCCGCTGTTGACGGCCTCGTTCTACAACCTCTCCACTCCAAGAAAGATCAGCAACGAAATTCACCTCTGATCAAGATCAAGTACGGCACTGCCTCGGTATCGCAAACTTCGAGAGATTCGGTACCTGAACTATCGAGCCCCGACTCCTCCTTCGAAGCCTTTGGAATTGTTG GTATCCTTACCGTCTTTCGATACAGCTACCTCATCTCTATTACCGGCCGCCAGCAAGTCGCCCAGATTCGCGGCCAACCCATCTATGTCGTAACCGAAGTCGCCCTTACGCCGTGTACTTCGCAGAACGATGCCGCCGAGGCAGTGGCCAAGACCGCGCTAGCCCTCAGTAACCGTGAGGCAGCTCACTCGGACGATGATACAGCGAGCGAGGATGACGCCCCGCGGGATTCAGGGAGTAACGACGAGGCCATCGACGATGTCCTGGATCACACAGAGGGAGAGGATTCGTCAGGAGAAACAGGCCCCAGCGCCATATCGCGGAGCAGTATCGCACAGGATGTCATCACACGTCGTGGAAGCTATGGTCGTTTTGCAAAAAGCTGGTTTAGTCGCTCAGGTTGGACTATGGATCAGAAGAGGAATATGGGCCTCAGCGCAGAACAACTGGAAAGGGCCAATGCCAGCAAAaccgaggccaagaagggcTCGGATGCTGCAAAGCGTGTCCCTCGCAAGTTTCCCTTGCCGAGTGACGCCGTCGAGGATGATTCGGCTGCAGTGAGCCTCTTGCCAAAGCTGTTACGGACCACCCAAATCCTGTTTGGCTCGAGTCGCACTTTTTACTTCTCGTACGACTACGATATCACCCGTAGCGCAGCCAACCCGGCGCCTCCTTCTACGCCCCTCATACCGCTGGTTAACCATGTCGACCCTACATTCTTCTGGAACAAGAACGTCATGAAGCCTTTTATCGACGCTGGTGTGGACTCCCTGACTCTACCCCTTATGCAGGGTTTTGTAGGTCAGCGTACCTTCACTGTCGATAGTAATCCACCACAGGTCGACGATGCTGCTAAGGACTCACTCGAGCTCAAGGACATGGATTGTGACAACAAAGCTGCGGCCAGTCTAGCTTCCACCAATGCAGGGGTCGACTCTGAAGAAACCCACCCCACGGAGAAAAAGTTTGACATCACGGTAATTTCCAGAAGGTCAATCAAGAGAGCAGGATTGCGTTACCTCCGTCGCGGTATTGACGAGGGTGGCAATGTTGCCAATTGTGTGGAATCCGAGCAAATCCTGTCGCCTGCTGAAGAAACATCCGTCCCTAATGCCAAGATCTACTCGTTTGTTCAGATTAGGGGAAGCTTCCCTCTGTTCTTCTCACAGTCTCCCTATTCACTGAAGCCCGCACCAGTACTGCAGCATTCACCCGACACCAACTACGCGGCACTGAAGAAGCATTTCGAATGGCTCAGGCAGAAGTACGGATTGGTACAGTGCGTCAACCTCGTGGAAAAGCATGGTGTTGAAGCGCCAATAGGACAGCGATACGAGGAAAATATCAAGCGACTCAACGAGGAAGAGTCAAGGCCTGAGGATGAACAAATCGCTTTCGAGTGGTTTGACTTCCATCATGTCTGTCGCGGGATGAAGTTTGAAAACGTGTCTGTTCTCTTGGACATTTTGGGGCCCAGACTTGAGAAATGGGGAAGCACAGTCGTGGTAAATGACAAGGTCGAAACCCAACAGCTCGGAGCTTTCAGAACCAACTGTATGGACTGTCTTGACCGCACCAACGTTTGCCAAAGCTCTTTAGCCAAATACATGCTGGACATGCAGCTCAAGGAGCTGGGCTTCGACATGAACCTGCAAAAGGATCAAGAGAACGCTTGGTTCAACACTCTTTGGGCTGACAACGGAGATGCAATCTCGAAGCAGTATGCCTCCACGGGCGCAATGAAGGGTGACTATACGCGGACTCGCAAGAGAAACTATCGCGGAGCTTTGACCGATGCAGGGCTATCTGTGACTCGGTTGTTCAATGG CATGTTCAACGATTTCTTCCTCCAGACAACGATCGATTTTCTCCTGGGCAATGTGACCTCCCTAGTGTTTGCGGAATTCGAGGCCAACATGATGACCAAGGATCCCGCAATATCGATGGAGAAACTGCGCGAGCAGGCCATCGAACTTTCGCACAAGCGCGTCATTGCGGATGAGTCCGAAGAGTTCATAGGTGGCTGGACTCTCCTGACACCAAATGTGCCCGATACTGTCCGCTCTTCTTCATTCGAAGAAGCAGTCCTTTTGCTCACTGACAAGGCCCTGTATCTTTGCAGGTTCGACTGGAACCTCGATAAGGTCTCCTCGTTCGAACGCGTCGACTTGGCCCACGTTACGAAGATCAAGTTTGGCACGTACATCACATCGACGATCTCAGCAGCCCAAGTCGATGAGATGCGTAACGTAGGACTCATTGTCGAGTACAATCCTGGTGTTACAGACATCACCCGAGTCAACACGCGGTCACTTACTACCTCGGTGTCTGATGCATCCAAGATGGGCCGTGAGCCTACCTCTGGTATCGATGCCGCAGAACAGGAACCTCAAGCGGCGAaggaagctgctgctgctgctgctactgctgctgcctctGAAGAAAAGCCGGCATCTGTCGCAGCACCGATAGCTGGCATTGCTGAGGGCATCGCCGGGTTCTTCGCTCCCCGTTCTCAAGAACCACAGGCACGCAAGATTGCTCTCAAGGCGCTGCACAGCATCACTTCGGCGGCTGATCCCATGGCCAAGAGTAAAGAAGATGAGCCTGGGGCGATCACGAGACTCTCCGAAATGCAGCAAGTCATTCTTATTGCCTCCGAGATTGAGAGACTTGCAATAAGGAATCAGCCTAAGCTTcaggccaagaaggatgaggagTCCGGACTGATCGAGAAGGGGGACATCATCTCTCTAGCTGATGCGAAGAAGAATACCGGGTTGCTGGAGCAACTGGGGCATTCTCTCAAGAAGATGGTCTGGGCTTAA
- a CDS encoding small nucleolar ribonucleoprotein SNU13 yields the protein MSGQNESAAWPKAEDGALVQELLDCVQQASHYRQLKKGANEATKSVSRGTSELVILAADTQPLSIVLHIPLLCEDKNVPYVYVPSKTALGRACGVSRSVIAVSLTSNEASDLNSKIRALRDKVERLAM from the exons ATGTCTGGTCAAAACGAATCTGCTGCCTGGCCCAAGGCCGAGGACGGTGCTCTCGTCCAGGAGCTCCTCGACTGCGTCCAGCAGGCCAGCCACTACAGACAGCTCAAGAAGGGTGCCAACGAGGCCACCAAGTC GGTCTCTCGCGGTACCAGCGAGTTGGTCATCCTCGCTGCTGATACTCAGCCTCTGAGCATCGTTCTTCATATTCCTCTGC TCTGCGAGGACAAGAACGTCCCTTACGTCTACGTTCCTTCCAAGACCGCTCTTGGCCGTGCCTGCGGTGTCTCCCGCTCGGTCATTGCCGTCTCTCTCACCTCCAACGAGGCTTCTGATCTTAACTCCAAGATCCGCGCCCTCCGTGACAAGGTTGAGCGTCTCGCTATGTAA
- the vma-3 gene encoding vacuolar ATP synthase proteolipid subunit: protein MSDLCPVYAPFFGAMGCTAAIVFTCLGASYGTAKSGVGIAAMGVLRPDLIVKNIVPVIMAGIIGIYGLVVSVLISDALTQDHYALYTGFIQLGAGLAVGLAGLAAGFAIGIVGDAGVRGTAQQPRLFVGMILILIFAEVLGLYGLIVALLMNSKATLNTSC, encoded by the exons ATGTCCGATCTCTG CCCTGTTTACGCG CCCTTCTTCGGTGCCATGGGCTGCACAGCAGCCATCGTCTTCACCTGCCTTGGTGCCTCGTACGGTACTGCCAAGTCTGGTGTTGGTATCGCTGCCATGGGTGTCCTCCGCCCTGACCTCATCGTCAAGA ACATTGTTCCCGTCATTATGGCTGGTATCATCGGTATCTACGGTCTCGTCGTCTCCGTATTGATTTCCGATGCTCTCACACAGGACCACTACGCTCTCTACACTGGCTTCATCCAACTCGGTGCTGGTCTCGCCGTCGGTCTTGCTGGTCTTGCTGCTGGTTTCGCGATTGGTATTGTCGGTGATGCTGGTGTCCGTGGAACTGCTCAACAACCCAGACTCTTCGTCGGCATGATTCTTATTCTCATTTTCGCCGAAGTCTTGG GTCTTTACGGTTTGATCGTTGCTCTCTTGATGAACTCCAAGGCTACGCTCAACACCTCATGCTAG